In Streptomyces sclerotialus, one genomic interval encodes:
- a CDS encoding dihydroxyacetone kinase family protein has protein sequence MTTTPDGLGHNAATFREDWLEGLADAYARTLRRVPGTFGVVGHHAPRPGKVALVIGGGSGHYPAFAGLVGPGLADAAAVGDVFASPSAEQIYRTAKAADGGAGVLMSYGNYAGDVMHFGLAARRLAAEGVPVRTVLVTDDVASGPPPVAGQEIDPSRDRRGVAGDFFVFKVAGAAAERGDDLAGVARVAARANAMTRTFGAAFAGCTLPGAAEPLFTVRSGTTELGMGIHGEPGLRTTRRLTASELADELVDNLLPELPPLPEGAGGRVAVLLNGLGRTKYEEMFVIFRQVNRRLKAAGLTPFRPEVGEFVTSFDMAGVSLSVMVLDEELAELYDAPCDTPAFRSLPVPRRDADDVRETPAPAAEQAQAGPPAADLPATAALQAALDLVAANEDELGRLDGVAGDGDHGIGIVRGLRAAVAAARVDEPGPAGDPHSAGRALLSAGLALSDASGGASGALYGALLAEAGAVLVRAPDGAPCTTALLAEAVAAAQRAVAELGGARVGEKTMLDAVDPFRAELAARGAEDLGPAWRAAAEVATKAAAATAELVPARGRAARMGDMGYGHADAGATSLALIVTAVGGTLR, from the coding sequence CACGCTCCGGCGGGTCCCCGGCACCTTCGGCGTGGTCGGCCACCACGCCCCGCGCCCCGGCAAGGTCGCCCTCGTCATCGGCGGCGGCTCCGGCCACTACCCGGCCTTCGCCGGACTGGTCGGGCCCGGGCTCGCGGACGCCGCCGCGGTCGGCGACGTCTTCGCCAGCCCCAGCGCCGAGCAGATCTACCGCACCGCCAAGGCCGCCGACGGCGGCGCCGGCGTCCTGATGTCCTACGGCAACTACGCGGGCGACGTGATGCACTTCGGCCTGGCCGCGCGCCGCCTCGCCGCCGAGGGCGTGCCCGTACGCACCGTCCTGGTCACCGACGACGTGGCCAGCGGCCCGCCGCCGGTGGCCGGCCAGGAGATCGACCCCTCACGCGACCGGCGCGGCGTGGCGGGCGACTTCTTCGTCTTCAAGGTGGCGGGCGCCGCCGCCGAGCGCGGCGACGACCTGGCCGGCGTGGCCCGCGTGGCGGCCCGCGCCAACGCCATGACCCGGACCTTCGGCGCCGCCTTCGCCGGCTGCACGCTGCCCGGCGCGGCCGAGCCGCTGTTCACCGTGCGCAGCGGCACCACGGAGCTGGGCATGGGCATCCACGGCGAGCCCGGCCTGCGCACCACCCGCAGGCTCACCGCGAGCGAGCTCGCCGACGAACTGGTCGACAACCTCCTCCCGGAGCTGCCGCCGCTGCCCGAGGGCGCGGGCGGCCGGGTCGCGGTACTGCTCAACGGCCTCGGCCGGACCAAGTACGAAGAGATGTTCGTGATCTTCCGGCAGGTCAACCGGCGCCTGAAGGCGGCCGGGCTGACGCCCTTCCGGCCGGAGGTCGGCGAGTTCGTCACCTCGTTCGACATGGCGGGCGTCTCGCTGTCCGTGATGGTCCTCGACGAGGAGCTGGCCGAGCTGTACGACGCGCCGTGCGACACCCCGGCCTTCCGCAGCCTGCCGGTGCCCCGTAGGGACGCCGACGACGTACGGGAGACCCCGGCGCCCGCCGCTGAGCAGGCGCAGGCCGGGCCGCCCGCCGCAGACCTGCCCGCCACCGCCGCGCTCCAGGCCGCGCTGGACCTGGTCGCGGCCAACGAGGACGAGCTGGGCCGGCTGGACGGGGTCGCGGGCGACGGGGACCACGGCATCGGCATCGTCCGCGGGCTGCGCGCGGCCGTGGCCGCAGCGCGCGTCGACGAGCCGGGGCCGGCCGGGGACCCGCACTCGGCGGGCCGGGCGCTGCTCAGCGCGGGCCTGGCCCTCTCCGACGCCTCCGGTGGCGCGTCGGGCGCACTCTACGGGGCGCTGCTGGCCGAGGCCGGCGCCGTCCTCGTACGGGCCCCGGACGGCGCCCCCTGTACGACGGCGCTGCTCGCGGAGGCCGTGGCCGCGGCGCAGCGGGCGGTCGCCGAGCTGGGGGGTGCACGGGTCGGTGAGAAGACCATGCTGGACGCGGTGGATCCGTTCCGGGCCGAGCTGGCCGCGCGGGGCGCGGAGGACCTGGGGCCCGCGTGGCGGGCCGCGGCCGAGGTGGCCACGAAGGCCGCGGCCGCGACGGCGGAGCTGGTACCGGCCCGGGGGCGTGCGGCCCGGATGGGCGACATGGGGTACGGCCACGCGGATGCGGGTGCGACGTCGCTGGCCCTGATCGTCACCGCCGTGGGCGGCACGCTGCGCTGA
- a CDS encoding GTP-binding protein produces the protein MDFASSSGAARSTTSAKIVVAGGFGVGKTTFVGAVSEINPLRTEAVMTSASAGIDDLTHAPDKTTTTVAMDFGRITLDQDLILYLFGTPGQDRFWFMWDDLVRGAIGAVVLVDTRRLADCFPAVDYFENSGLPFVIALNGFDGHQPYTPDEVREALQIGPDAPIITTDARHRSEAKSALITLVEHALMARLR, from the coding sequence GTGGACTTCGCAAGCTCTAGCGGTGCAGCCCGCTCCACCACCTCCGCGAAGATCGTGGTGGCGGGCGGCTTCGGCGTGGGCAAGACGACCTTCGTCGGGGCCGTCTCTGAGATCAATCCGCTGCGTACCGAAGCCGTGATGACCTCCGCCTCGGCGGGCATCGACGACCTCACGCACGCGCCGGACAAGACCACCACGACGGTGGCCATGGACTTCGGCCGCATCACGCTCGACCAGGACCTGATCCTGTACCTCTTCGGTACGCCCGGTCAGGACCGGTTCTGGTTCATGTGGGACGACCTGGTCCGCGGCGCGATCGGCGCCGTGGTGCTCGTGGACACCCGCCGCCTGGCGGACTGTTTCCCGGCGGTCGACTACTTCGAGAACAGCGGCCTGCCGTTCGTCATCGCCCTCAACGGCTTCGACGGACATCAGCCCTACACCCCCGACGAGGTCCGTGAGGCCCTGCAGATCGGCCCGGACGCACCGATCATCACGACGGACGCACGACACCGCAGCGAGGCCAAGAGCGCGCTCATCACGCTCGTGGAGCACGCCCTCATGGCACGCCTGCGCTGA
- a CDS encoding DUF742 domain-containing protein, giving the protein MATPPSGYPYDSGHHPESQGETQYNRFNFPSAPSRRQPRPPAPQPQPYDTPYGTPSASPYGHGDAAPQVPRIEPVQPQRRAEPSAPTGGTQNPLVRPYAMTGGRTRPRYQLAIEALVHTTAGQSQLQGQLPEHQRICHLCREIKSVAEISALLSIPLGVARILVADLAEAGLVAIHQPGGDESAGGQPDVTLLERVLSGLRKL; this is encoded by the coding sequence GTGGCAACGCCCCCTAGCGGATACCCGTACGATTCCGGGCATCATCCCGAGTCGCAGGGCGAGACCCAGTACAACCGCTTCAACTTTCCCTCCGCGCCGAGTCGTCGGCAGCCGCGGCCGCCCGCGCCGCAGCCCCAGCCCTACGACACGCCGTACGGCACCCCGTCCGCGTCACCGTACGGTCACGGTGACGCGGCGCCGCAGGTCCCGCGTATAGAACCGGTGCAGCCGCAGCGCCGCGCCGAGCCGTCGGCGCCGACCGGCGGTACGCAGAACCCGCTGGTCCGTCCGTACGCCATGACCGGGGGCCGTACCCGGCCGCGCTACCAGCTCGCCATCGAGGCACTGGTGCACACCACGGCCGGTCAGTCCCAGCTGCAGGGCCAGCTGCCGGAGCATCAGCGCATCTGCCATCTGTGCCGCGAGATCAAGTCGGTCGCCGAGATCTCCGCGCTCCTCTCCATCCCCCTCGGCGTCGCCCGGATCCTCGTCGCCGACCTGGCGGAGGCCGGACTCGTCGCCATCCATCAGCCCGGCGGTGACGAGTCCGCCGGCGGACAGCCAGATGTGACACTGCTCGAAAGGGTGCTCAGTGGACTTCGCAAGCTCTAG
- a CDS encoding roadblock/LC7 domain-containing protein, with amino-acid sequence MSQAAQNLNWLITNFVDNTPGVSHTVVVSADGLLLAMSEGFPRDRADQLAAVASGLTSLTSGASRIFEGGSVNQTVVEMERGFLFIMSVSDGSSLAVLAHPECDIGLVGYEMALLVDRAGSVLTPDLRAELQGSLLN; translated from the coding sequence ATGAGCCAGGCGGCGCAGAACCTGAACTGGTTGATCACCAACTTCGTGGACAACACCCCCGGTGTGTCCCACACGGTCGTGGTCTCCGCGGACGGTCTCCTCCTCGCCATGTCCGAGGGTTTCCCTCGGGACAGAGCCGACCAGTTGGCGGCGGTGGCCTCCGGGCTCACCTCGCTGACCTCGGGTGCCTCCCGCATCTTCGAAGGCGGGAGCGTCAACCAGACCGTGGTGGAGATGGAGCGCGGGTTCCTCTTCATCATGTCCGTCTCGGACGGATCGTCGCTGGCCGTACTGGCGCACCCCGAGTGCGACATCGGCCTCGTCGGTTACGAGATGGCTCTGCTGGTCGACCGTGCGGGCAGCGTTCTCACGCCTGACCTGCGCGCCGAACTGCAGGGCAGTCTTCTCAACTGA
- a CDS encoding sensor histidine kinase has protein sequence MRRSKSGPAPQQAAQRGNFTPPPRHTASPTDAPESPLTAQPVSGNRLSPRNWRVATRLNAILLLPVILALIFAGLRVNTSVSTWNEAQDAENTAKLVQAAAAYGQALVDERDRTAAPLLQGKQNDPAVRDARADTDAAAADFHDAVKNMPDKPGLKRRLAVFEKVEPKLDALRKAAYTSQLSGVQTEEGYTEVQHPLMEFSNELGLGTGNITSYGRTVYAVSLAKAATSLQRSIGTHLLVHPATNAKERKKQLTAYASYAYLEGIAIGEYTSGGTPEDVARLKKDSAALQKKAQQQAAQAKKQAAAAGRAFQAPPTMDQMVQAISSGASPQLLAAKGITPKTWYTAATGKFDMYRGIEKDLADKAVAEAAQISSDAQQTTFVDSGVALGALIIAFLIAGMMARSMTRNMQELRTAAFGIAEQRLPMLVDQLSRTDPGRVDTRIKPIPINTTDEIGEVARAFDQVHREAVRLAAEQALLRGNVNAIFTNLSRRNQGLIERQLTLITDLENNEADPDQLENLFRLDHLATRMRRNGENLLILAGEEPGRRWTQPVPLVDVLRAATSEVESYERIELQGVPESEIHGQAVTDLVHLLSELLENATTFSSPQTKVRVTATRLPDGRVMIEIHDKGIGLTPEDFADINHKLANPPTVDIAISQRMGLFVVGRLADRHGIRVQLRPSGEQAGTTSLVMLPEAITHGGGGEDSFEDDFTVSRIMPEHPQSFPQQPDIRTAAELGFDDQYRPSGDGMELDPVGRSLHREERRAALEAQASGQQGQEPVQEPAQDFGGLPRRGETEGTGAAYDGFQQQPYAPQEAAGQAYAEPAGAYEDPSFGGRNLFDQGPSDATGRQAQYPAQDQQRPAWSEPAPFQGYFGGQAESDHNGPEAPAQPQERVAFDRPGPTPSETHSLTDAGLPRRGGDKAQGQREWQQPEEPASPPQQRSASEDSFGWRTANDERWQRAEQLREPKAGGITPSGLPRRVPKANLVEGAAEQTPQGGPQVSRAPEDVRGRLSNLRRGIQQGRSAGMEAPKNDQQGFGPGSTYDQER, from the coding sequence GTGAGGCGAAGCAAGTCGGGCCCCGCGCCGCAGCAGGCGGCGCAGCGGGGCAACTTCACACCGCCGCCGCGTCATACGGCGTCGCCTACCGACGCGCCTGAAAGTCCGCTGACCGCCCAGCCGGTGAGCGGCAACCGGCTGTCCCCGCGCAACTGGCGCGTGGCGACCCGGCTGAACGCGATCCTGCTGCTCCCCGTCATCCTGGCGCTGATCTTCGCCGGGCTGCGCGTGAACACCTCGGTCTCCACCTGGAACGAGGCGCAGGACGCCGAGAACACCGCGAAGCTGGTCCAGGCGGCCGCCGCCTACGGCCAGGCCCTCGTCGACGAGCGGGACCGCACCGCGGCGCCGCTCCTCCAGGGCAAGCAGAACGACCCGGCCGTCCGGGACGCGCGTGCCGACACCGACGCCGCCGCCGCCGACTTCCACGACGCGGTCAAGAACATGCCCGACAAGCCGGGCCTCAAGCGCCGCCTCGCGGTCTTCGAGAAGGTCGAGCCCAAGCTCGACGCGCTGCGCAAGGCCGCCTACACCTCGCAGCTCAGCGGCGTGCAGACCGAGGAGGGCTACACCGAGGTCCAGCACCCGCTGATGGAGTTCTCCAACGAGCTGGGGCTGGGCACCGGCAACATCACCTCCTACGGCCGTACGGTCTACGCGGTCTCGCTGGCCAAGGCCGCCACGTCCCTCCAGCGCTCCATCGGCACCCACCTGCTGGTACACCCGGCGACGAACGCCAAGGAGCGCAAGAAGCAGCTGACCGCCTACGCGTCGTACGCCTACCTGGAGGGCATCGCCATCGGCGAGTACACCTCCGGCGGCACCCCGGAGGACGTGGCGCGCCTGAAGAAGGACTCCGCCGCGCTGCAGAAGAAGGCCCAGCAGCAGGCGGCGCAGGCCAAGAAGCAGGCCGCCGCCGCCGGCCGCGCCTTCCAGGCCCCGCCGACCATGGACCAGATGGTCCAGGCGATCTCCTCCGGCGCCTCGCCGCAGTTGCTCGCCGCCAAGGGCATCACCCCGAAGACCTGGTACACGGCGGCCACCGGCAAGTTCGACATGTACCGGGGCATCGAGAAGGACCTCGCCGACAAGGCGGTGGCCGAGGCCGCGCAGATCTCCTCGGACGCGCAGCAGACCACCTTCGTGGACTCCGGCGTCGCCCTGGGCGCGCTGATCATCGCCTTCCTCATCGCGGGCATGATGGCGCGCTCGATGACCCGCAACATGCAGGAGCTGCGCACCGCCGCCTTCGGCATCGCCGAGCAGCGGCTGCCGATGCTGGTCGACCAGCTCTCCCGTACGGACCCGGGCCGGGTCGACACCCGGATCAAGCCGATCCCGATCAACACCACCGATGAGATCGGCGAGGTCGCGCGGGCGTTCGACCAGGTCCACCGCGAGGCCGTGCGGCTCGCCGCCGAGCAGGCGCTGCTGCGGGGCAACGTCAACGCGATCTTCACCAATCTCTCGCGCCGTAACCAGGGCCTGATCGAGCGGCAGCTGACCCTCATCACCGACCTGGAGAACAACGAGGCGGACCCGGACCAGCTGGAGAACCTCTTCCGCCTGGACCACCTCGCCACCCGTATGCGGCGCAACGGCGAGAACCTCCTCATCCTCGCGGGCGAGGAGCCCGGCCGCCGCTGGACCCAGCCGGTCCCGCTGGTCGACGTGCTGCGCGCAGCCACCTCCGAGGTGGAGTCCTACGAGCGCATCGAGCTCCAGGGCGTCCCGGAGAGCGAGATCCACGGCCAGGCCGTGACCGACCTCGTGCACCTGCTGTCGGAGCTGCTGGAGAACGCCACCACGTTCTCCTCGCCGCAGACCAAGGTGCGGGTCACCGCGACCCGTCTCCCGGACGGCCGCGTGATGATCGAGATCCACGACAAGGGCATCGGGCTCACCCCCGAGGACTTCGCGGACATCAACCACAAGCTGGCCAACCCGCCGACCGTCGACATCGCGATCTCCCAGCGCATGGGGCTCTTCGTGGTCGGCCGGCTGGCGGACCGGCACGGCATCCGCGTCCAGCTGCGCCCCTCGGGCGAGCAGGCCGGCACCACCTCGCTGGTCATGCTGCCGGAGGCGATCACCCACGGCGGTGGCGGCGAGGACAGCTTCGAGGACGACTTCACGGTCTCCCGGATCATGCCGGAGCACCCGCAGTCGTTCCCGCAGCAGCCCGACATCCGTACCGCCGCCGAGCTCGGCTTCGACGACCAGTACCGGCCGTCGGGCGACGGCATGGAGCTCGACCCCGTGGGGCGCTCGCTGCACCGCGAGGAGCGCCGCGCGGCGCTCGAGGCGCAGGCGAGCGGTCAGCAGGGCCAGGAGCCGGTGCAGGAACCGGCGCAGGACTTCGGCGGGCTCCCCCGGCGCGGCGAAACGGAGGGCACGGGCGCCGCGTACGACGGCTTCCAGCAGCAGCCGTACGCCCCCCAGGAGGCCGCCGGGCAGGCCTACGCCGAGCCCGCCGGCGCCTACGAGGACCCGTCCTTCGGTGGCCGGAACCTGTTTGACCAGGGTCCTTCGGACGCCACCGGCCGACAGGCGCAGTACCCGGCGCAGGACCAGCAGCGTCCCGCGTGGAGCGAACCGGCGCCGTTCCAGGGGTACTTCGGCGGCCAAGCGGAATCGGACCACAATGGTCCTGAAGCTCCCGCGCAGCCGCAGGAACGCGTAGCATTCGATCGTCCGGGTCCCACCCCGAGCGAAACCCACTCGCTGACCGACGCCGGCCTTCCGCGCCGCGGAGGTGACAAGGCTCAAGGGCAGCGGGAGTGGCAGCAGCCCGAGGAGCCGGCGTCGCCCCCGCAACAGCGGAGCGCGTCGGAGGACAGCTTTGGTTGGCGTACCGCCAACGATGAGCGCTGGCAGCGGGCGGAGCAGCTTCGCGAGCCGAAGGCAGGCGGGATCACTCCCTCCGGCCTCCCCCGGCGGGTGCCCAAGGCCAATTTGGTCGAGGGTGCGGCGGAGCAGACCCCGCAGGGCGGCCCCCAGGTCTCCCGTGCGCCCGAGGACGTCCGGGGCAGGCTGAGCAACCTGCGCCGCGGCATCCAGCAGGGACGCAGTGCCGGTATGGAGGCACCCAAGAATGACCAACAGGGCTTCGGCCCCGGCAGCACCTACGATCAGGAGCGTTAG